One Devosia lacusdianchii genomic window carries:
- the grxD gene encoding Grx4 family monothiol glutaredoxin, translated as MTDINAFIDDKVKNNDVFLFMKGSPDFPQCGFSGQVVQILNYLGVEYGSANVLESAELRDGIKAYTNWPTIPQLYVKGEFVGGADIVREMFQAGELQTHFEKAGIAVKQTA; from the coding sequence ATGACCGACATCAACGCTTTCATCGACGACAAGGTGAAGAACAACGACGTCTTCCTGTTCATGAAGGGCTCGCCGGACTTCCCGCAATGCGGTTTTTCCGGCCAGGTCGTGCAGATCCTGAACTATCTCGGCGTCGAATACGGCAGCGCCAACGTGCTGGAAAGCGCCGAGCTGCGCGACGGCATCAAGGCCTACACCAACTGGCCGACCATTCCCCAGCTCTACGTCAAGGGCGAATTCGTCGGCGGCGCCGATATCGTCCGCGAAATGTTCCAGGCCGGCGAACTGCAGACGCATTTCGAAAAGGCAGGCATTGCCGTCAAGCAAACTGCCTGA
- a CDS encoding Dabb family protein — MIRHIVFFTAKSSENLDAICEGLELLGTIPHSLHFEVTRNTKVDQISNEVDVVVYGEFADESALAAYKAHPTYAEATRRVRPLREIRLSADVPAK, encoded by the coding sequence GTGATCCGCCATATCGTCTTCTTCACCGCCAAGTCATCGGAAAACCTGGACGCGATCTGCGAGGGTCTGGAGCTACTCGGCACGATTCCGCACTCGCTGCATTTCGAGGTGACGCGGAACACCAAGGTGGACCAGATTTCCAATGAGGTGGATGTGGTGGTCTACGGCGAATTCGCCGACGAGTCGGCGCTGGCGGCCTACAAGGCGCATCCGACTTATGCCGAAGCAACCCGCCGGGTTCGGCCGCTGCGCGAGATCAGGCTTTCGGCAGACGTGCCCGCCAAATAG
- a CDS encoding MFS transporter encodes MTSSALRPAVPLLVLIIAGCIIAAIGNGVRTSFGLFTLPMTGDLGLTREGWGMAMAIQNLAWGIAQPFAGAFADRVGTGRTVAAGAAIYALGVLGMAFSPDAGIMTLTAGVVTGVGIAVCSFSVVMAAFGRSVPAEKRSLIFGVATAASSFGQFAFAPISQGFINAFGWQSALLYLAMALLLIIPLSYALRGRTENAVGQADLPFMEALAKAWGYGSYRLLVIGFFVCGFHLAFINVHMPAYLVQCGLSPEVGSWTIAVIGLFNIVGSLLAGYLGGRLPKQMLLATIYFLRAVAIGAFLLIPVSEITAYAFAAAMGLLWLSTVPLTAGLVSLFFGARYMGMLYGIAFLSHQIGSFVGVWLGGYVFDQTGSYSLVWYLGILLGLGSAAIHLPINERSAPNFALKAA; translated from the coding sequence ATGACCTCGTCCGCCCTCCGCCCCGCAGTCCCCCTGCTTGTGCTGATCATTGCCGGCTGCATTATCGCGGCGATCGGCAATGGCGTCCGTACCAGCTTCGGCCTCTTCACGCTGCCGATGACCGGTGATCTGGGCCTGACACGCGAAGGCTGGGGCATGGCCATGGCCATCCAGAACCTGGCCTGGGGCATTGCCCAGCCCTTCGCCGGCGCCTTCGCAGACCGCGTCGGCACCGGCCGCACGGTTGCGGCGGGTGCGGCCATCTACGCCCTCGGCGTGCTCGGCATGGCCTTCTCGCCGGATGCCGGCATCATGACCCTGACCGCCGGCGTGGTGACGGGCGTCGGAATTGCCGTCTGTTCGTTCAGCGTCGTCATGGCGGCCTTCGGGCGTTCGGTGCCAGCCGAAAAGCGGTCGCTGATCTTCGGCGTCGCCACCGCCGCCTCGTCCTTCGGCCAGTTTGCCTTTGCGCCGATCAGCCAGGGCTTCATCAACGCCTTCGGCTGGCAATCGGCCCTGCTCTATCTGGCCATGGCGCTGTTGCTGATCATCCCGCTCAGCTATGCCCTACGGGGACGCACCGAGAACGCGGTTGGCCAGGCCGACCTGCCCTTCATGGAAGCCCTCGCCAAGGCATGGGGCTACGGCTCTTACCGGTTACTAGTCATCGGCTTCTTCGTCTGCGGTTTCCATCTGGCCTTCATCAACGTCCACATGCCCGCCTACCTGGTGCAATGCGGCCTGTCGCCGGAAGTCGGCAGCTGGACCATCGCCGTGATCGGCCTGTTCAACATCGTCGGTTCGCTGCTGGCTGGATATCTGGGGGGCCGCCTGCCCAAGCAGATGCTGCTGGCGACGATCTACTTCCTGCGAGCCGTGGCGATTGGCGCGTTCCTGCTGATCCCGGTCAGCGAAATCACCGCCTACGCCTTTGCCGCCGCCATGGGTCTGCTCTGGCTCTCCACGGTGCCCCTGACGGCCGGCCTGGTCAGCCTGTTCTTCGGTGCTCGCTATATGGGCATGCTCTATGGCATCGCCTTCCTCAGCCACCAGATCGGCTCCTTCGTTGGCGTATGGCTGGGCGGCTATGTCTTCGACCAGACCGGGTCGTACAGCCTGGTCTGGTATCTGGGCATACTGCTCGGGCTGGGCTCCGCGGCGATTCACCTGCCGATCAACGAGCGCAGCGCCCCCAATTTCGCGCTGAAAGCGGCCTGA